Proteins encoded together in one Bombus vancouverensis nearcticus chromosome 14, iyBomVanc1_principal, whole genome shotgun sequence window:
- the Ssrp gene encoding structure specific recognition protein isoform X2 encodes MRNLFSTSTLRQFLVLNCKVFSKMDFLEYTDVIAEVKGAMTPGRLKLTDQHLIFKNQKTGKVEQISASDMEMVNYQKFIGTWGLRIFLKNGTLHRFRGFKEGDQEKIAKFFLQNYKKDMLEKELSLKGWNWGTARFNGSVLSFDVGHHTAFEIPLYDVSQCNTGKNEVTLEFHQNDDAPVSLMEMRFHIPISDSADQDPVEAFHQQVMEKASVISVSGDAIAIFREIQCLTPRGRYDIKIFQSFFQLHGKTFDYKIPMSTVLRLFLLPHKDNRQMYFVVSLDPPIKQGQTRYHYLVLLFNQEEETSIELPFSEKELKEKYEDKLPKELSGPTYEVLGKVMKVIINRKLTGPGNFISHSGTLAISCSFKAAAGYLYPLERGFIYVHKPPIHIRFEEIASVNFARGGGSTRSFDFEIELTSGVVHTFSSIEKEEYGKLFDFITSKKLRVKNRGKSDKLNYDNDFGDSDQEDEPDAYLARVKAEAQERDAEENQDSEEESTDEDFNPNQDESDVAEEYDSNPNSSESENESDASGKSQKKEKKEKREKKPKSAKTSEKPRKPRKQKKEKDANKPKRPPTAFMIWLNSARERIKAENPGIAVTEIAKKGGEMWRELKDKSEWEQKAAKAKKEYTASMKEYEASGGGGGDKEKISEKKEKGEKKRKESKKESPSKLMTGTSFKSKEYISDDESSSDEDNKKSEKKASDEDSDRGKEKKSGDKRSAEDDDKKLKKKRKEESEGSDEEPIESTPPSSEAESKDSD; translated from the exons ATGAGAAATTTGTTTTCCACATCGACCTTGCGTCAGTTTCTCGTTTTGAATTGTaaa gTGTTTTCAAAAATGGATTTTTTAGAATATACTGATGTGATTGCAGAAGTTAAAGGAGCtatg ACTCCTGGGCGATTGAAGCTTACAGACCAACAtttgatttttaaaaatcaaaaGACAGGCAAAGTAGAACAAATTTCAGCATCGGATATGGAAATGGTAAATTATCAAAAATTCATTGGTACCTGGGGTCTTCGAATATTTCTCAAAAATGGAACTCTACATAGGTTTCGTGGATTCAAGGAAGGT gatcaagaaaaaattgcaaaattcttCCTACAAAACTATAAAAAAGATATGCTAGAAAAGGAACTTAGCCTAAAAGGTTGGAATTGGGGTACAGCTAGGTTTAATGGTTCTGTATTAAGTTTTGATGTTGGTCATCATACTGCTTTTGAAATTCCATTGTACGATGTGTCTCAATGTAACACTGGTAAGAATGAAGTCACATTGGAATTTCATCAG AATGATGATGCTCCTGTGAGTTTAATGGAAATGAGATTTCATATCCCTATTAGTGACAGCGCAGATCAAGATCCAGTAGAAGCATTTCATCAGCAAGTTATGGAAAAAGCATCTGTCATCAGTGTCAGTGGAGATGCTATTGCAATATTTCGAGAGATTCAATGTCTTACACCAcg TGGTCGTTATGATATAAAGATATTCCAATCATTTTTCCAATTACATGGTAAAACTTTTGATTACAAGATTCCAATGTCAACTGTTTTAAGGCTATTTCTTTTACCACATAAGGACAATAGGCAAATGTATTTTGTG GTCAGTTTAGATCCACCAATTAAACAGGGTCAAACCCGTTATCAttatttagtattattattCAATCAAGAAGAAGAAACTTCAATTGAATTACCTTTTTCTGA aaaagaattaaaagaaaaatatgaagaTAAATTACCAAAAGAATTGTCTGGACCAACTTATGAAGTTTTAGGAAAAGTAATGAAAGTTATTATTAATAGAAAACTTACTGGACCTGGAAATTTCATTAG TCATTCTGGAACACTTGCAATCAGTTGTTCATTTAAAGCAGCTGCAGGTTATTTATATCCTTTAGAAAGAGGTTTTATTTACGTTCATAAACCACCAATCCATATACGTTTTGAAGAAATTGCGTCAGTAAATTTCGCCCGTGGTGGTGGTTCTACAAGATCATTTGATTTTGAAATTGAATTGACTAGCGGTGTTGTTCATACATTCAGTAGTATAGAAAAGGAGGAGTATGGAAAACTTTTTGACTTTATTACTTCCAAAAAATTACGGGTTAAAAATAGAGGCAAGAGC GACAAATTGAATTATGACAATGACTTTGGAGATAGCGATCAAGAAGATGAGCCAGATGCGTATTTGGCAAGAGTTAAAGCAGAAGCACAGGAAAGAGATGCAGAGGAAAATCAGGATTCTGAGGAAGAGTCTACCGATGAAGATTTTAATCCGAATCAG GACGAGAGTGATGTGGCAGAAGAATATGACAGTAATCCAAATAGTTCAGAAAGTGAAAATGAATCAGATGCTTCAGGAAAAAgtcaaaagaaagagaagaaagaaaaaagagaaaagaaaccaAAGTCAGCTAAAACC TCAGAGAAGCCAAGAAAACCTAGAaaacagaagaaagaaaaagatgcaAATAAACCTAAGAGACCGCCAACTGCATTTATGATATGGTTAAACAGTGCTCGAGAAAGAATTAAAGCAGAAAATCCTGGAATTGCTGTTACAgaaattgcaaagaaaggagGTGAAATGTGGAGGGAACTAAAAGATAAATCT GAATGGGAACAAAAAGCAGCAAAGGCAAAGAAAGAGTACACTGCATCAATGAAAGAATATGAAGCTAGTGGCGGAGGAGGTGGCGATAAGGAAAAGAtatcagaaaagaaagaaaagggagagaagaagaggaaagagagTAAAAAAGAATCTCCCAGTAAGCTTATGACCGGAACCAGTTTCAAAAGTAAAGAATATATTAGTGATGATGAAAGCAGTAGCGATGAAGATAATAAG aaATCAGAAAAGAAGGCTTCGGATGAAGACAGTGACAGaggtaaagaaaagaaaagcggAGATAAACGGAGTGCG GAGGATGACGACAAGAAgttgaagaagaaaaggaaagaagaatccGAGGGTAGTGATGAAGAACCTATTGAAAGTACTCCGCCTTCTAGTGAGGCTGAATCTAAAGACagtgattaa
- the Ssrp gene encoding structure specific recognition protein isoform X3, translating to MDFLEYTDVIAEVKGAMTPGRLKLTDQHLIFKNQKTGKVEQISASDMEMVNYQKFIGTWGLRIFLKNGTLHRFRGFKEGDQEKIAKFFLQNYKKDMLEKELSLKGWNWGTARFNGSVLSFDVGHHTAFEIPLYDVSQCNTGKNEVTLEFHQNDDAPVSLMEMRFHIPISDSADQDPVEAFHQQVMEKASVISVSGDAIAIFREIQCLTPRGRYDIKIFQSFFQLHGKTFDYKIPMSTVLRLFLLPHKDNRQMYFVVSLDPPIKQGQTRYHYLVLLFNQEEETSIELPFSEKELKEKYEDKLPKELSGPTYEVLGKVMKVIINRKLTGPGNFISHSGTLAISCSFKAAAGYLYPLERGFIYVHKPPIHIRFEEIASVNFARGGGSTRSFDFEIELTSGVVHTFSSIEKEEYGKLFDFITSKKLRVKNRGKSDKLNYDNDFGDSDQEDEPDAYLARVKAEAQERDAEENQDSEEESTDEDFNPNQDESDVAEEYDSNPNSSESENESDASGKSQKKEKKEKREKKPKSAKTVSEKPRKPRKQKKEKDANKPKRPPTAFMIWLNSARERIKAENPGIAVTEIAKKGGEMWRELKDKSEWEQKAAKAKKEYTASMKEYEASGGGGGDKEKISEKKEKGEKKRKESKKESPSKLMTGTSFKSKEYISDDESSSDEDNKKSEKKASDEDSDRGKEKKSGDKRSAEDDDKKLKKKRKEESEGSDEEPIESTPPSSEAESKDSD from the exons ATGGATTTTTTAGAATATACTGATGTGATTGCAGAAGTTAAAGGAGCtatg ACTCCTGGGCGATTGAAGCTTACAGACCAACAtttgatttttaaaaatcaaaaGACAGGCAAAGTAGAACAAATTTCAGCATCGGATATGGAAATGGTAAATTATCAAAAATTCATTGGTACCTGGGGTCTTCGAATATTTCTCAAAAATGGAACTCTACATAGGTTTCGTGGATTCAAGGAAGGT gatcaagaaaaaattgcaaaattcttCCTACAAAACTATAAAAAAGATATGCTAGAAAAGGAACTTAGCCTAAAAGGTTGGAATTGGGGTACAGCTAGGTTTAATGGTTCTGTATTAAGTTTTGATGTTGGTCATCATACTGCTTTTGAAATTCCATTGTACGATGTGTCTCAATGTAACACTGGTAAGAATGAAGTCACATTGGAATTTCATCAG AATGATGATGCTCCTGTGAGTTTAATGGAAATGAGATTTCATATCCCTATTAGTGACAGCGCAGATCAAGATCCAGTAGAAGCATTTCATCAGCAAGTTATGGAAAAAGCATCTGTCATCAGTGTCAGTGGAGATGCTATTGCAATATTTCGAGAGATTCAATGTCTTACACCAcg TGGTCGTTATGATATAAAGATATTCCAATCATTTTTCCAATTACATGGTAAAACTTTTGATTACAAGATTCCAATGTCAACTGTTTTAAGGCTATTTCTTTTACCACATAAGGACAATAGGCAAATGTATTTTGTG GTCAGTTTAGATCCACCAATTAAACAGGGTCAAACCCGTTATCAttatttagtattattattCAATCAAGAAGAAGAAACTTCAATTGAATTACCTTTTTCTGA aaaagaattaaaagaaaaatatgaagaTAAATTACCAAAAGAATTGTCTGGACCAACTTATGAAGTTTTAGGAAAAGTAATGAAAGTTATTATTAATAGAAAACTTACTGGACCTGGAAATTTCATTAG TCATTCTGGAACACTTGCAATCAGTTGTTCATTTAAAGCAGCTGCAGGTTATTTATATCCTTTAGAAAGAGGTTTTATTTACGTTCATAAACCACCAATCCATATACGTTTTGAAGAAATTGCGTCAGTAAATTTCGCCCGTGGTGGTGGTTCTACAAGATCATTTGATTTTGAAATTGAATTGACTAGCGGTGTTGTTCATACATTCAGTAGTATAGAAAAGGAGGAGTATGGAAAACTTTTTGACTTTATTACTTCCAAAAAATTACGGGTTAAAAATAGAGGCAAGAGC GACAAATTGAATTATGACAATGACTTTGGAGATAGCGATCAAGAAGATGAGCCAGATGCGTATTTGGCAAGAGTTAAAGCAGAAGCACAGGAAAGAGATGCAGAGGAAAATCAGGATTCTGAGGAAGAGTCTACCGATGAAGATTTTAATCCGAATCAG GACGAGAGTGATGTGGCAGAAGAATATGACAGTAATCCAAATAGTTCAGAAAGTGAAAATGAATCAGATGCTTCAGGAAAAAgtcaaaagaaagagaagaaagaaaaaagagaaaagaaaccaAAGTCAGCTAAAACCGTG TCAGAGAAGCCAAGAAAACCTAGAaaacagaagaaagaaaaagatgcaAATAAACCTAAGAGACCGCCAACTGCATTTATGATATGGTTAAACAGTGCTCGAGAAAGAATTAAAGCAGAAAATCCTGGAATTGCTGTTACAgaaattgcaaagaaaggagGTGAAATGTGGAGGGAACTAAAAGATAAATCT GAATGGGAACAAAAAGCAGCAAAGGCAAAGAAAGAGTACACTGCATCAATGAAAGAATATGAAGCTAGTGGCGGAGGAGGTGGCGATAAGGAAAAGAtatcagaaaagaaagaaaagggagagaagaagaggaaagagagTAAAAAAGAATCTCCCAGTAAGCTTATGACCGGAACCAGTTTCAAAAGTAAAGAATATATTAGTGATGATGAAAGCAGTAGCGATGAAGATAATAAG aaATCAGAAAAGAAGGCTTCGGATGAAGACAGTGACAGaggtaaagaaaagaaaagcggAGATAAACGGAGTGCG GAGGATGACGACAAGAAgttgaagaagaaaaggaaagaagaatccGAGGGTAGTGATGAAGAACCTATTGAAAGTACTCCGCCTTCTAGTGAGGCTGAATCTAAAGACagtgattaa
- the Ssrp gene encoding structure specific recognition protein isoform X1 codes for MRNLFSTSTLRQFLVLNCKVFSKMDFLEYTDVIAEVKGAMTPGRLKLTDQHLIFKNQKTGKVEQISASDMEMVNYQKFIGTWGLRIFLKNGTLHRFRGFKEGDQEKIAKFFLQNYKKDMLEKELSLKGWNWGTARFNGSVLSFDVGHHTAFEIPLYDVSQCNTGKNEVTLEFHQNDDAPVSLMEMRFHIPISDSADQDPVEAFHQQVMEKASVISVSGDAIAIFREIQCLTPRGRYDIKIFQSFFQLHGKTFDYKIPMSTVLRLFLLPHKDNRQMYFVVSLDPPIKQGQTRYHYLVLLFNQEEETSIELPFSEKELKEKYEDKLPKELSGPTYEVLGKVMKVIINRKLTGPGNFISHSGTLAISCSFKAAAGYLYPLERGFIYVHKPPIHIRFEEIASVNFARGGGSTRSFDFEIELTSGVVHTFSSIEKEEYGKLFDFITSKKLRVKNRGKSDKLNYDNDFGDSDQEDEPDAYLARVKAEAQERDAEENQDSEEESTDEDFNPNQDESDVAEEYDSNPNSSESENESDASGKSQKKEKKEKREKKPKSAKTVSEKPRKPRKQKKEKDANKPKRPPTAFMIWLNSARERIKAENPGIAVTEIAKKGGEMWRELKDKSEWEQKAAKAKKEYTASMKEYEASGGGGGDKEKISEKKEKGEKKRKESKKESPSKLMTGTSFKSKEYISDDESSSDEDNKKSEKKASDEDSDRGKEKKSGDKRSAEDDDKKLKKKRKEESEGSDEEPIESTPPSSEAESKDSD; via the exons ATGAGAAATTTGTTTTCCACATCGACCTTGCGTCAGTTTCTCGTTTTGAATTGTaaa gTGTTTTCAAAAATGGATTTTTTAGAATATACTGATGTGATTGCAGAAGTTAAAGGAGCtatg ACTCCTGGGCGATTGAAGCTTACAGACCAACAtttgatttttaaaaatcaaaaGACAGGCAAAGTAGAACAAATTTCAGCATCGGATATGGAAATGGTAAATTATCAAAAATTCATTGGTACCTGGGGTCTTCGAATATTTCTCAAAAATGGAACTCTACATAGGTTTCGTGGATTCAAGGAAGGT gatcaagaaaaaattgcaaaattcttCCTACAAAACTATAAAAAAGATATGCTAGAAAAGGAACTTAGCCTAAAAGGTTGGAATTGGGGTACAGCTAGGTTTAATGGTTCTGTATTAAGTTTTGATGTTGGTCATCATACTGCTTTTGAAATTCCATTGTACGATGTGTCTCAATGTAACACTGGTAAGAATGAAGTCACATTGGAATTTCATCAG AATGATGATGCTCCTGTGAGTTTAATGGAAATGAGATTTCATATCCCTATTAGTGACAGCGCAGATCAAGATCCAGTAGAAGCATTTCATCAGCAAGTTATGGAAAAAGCATCTGTCATCAGTGTCAGTGGAGATGCTATTGCAATATTTCGAGAGATTCAATGTCTTACACCAcg TGGTCGTTATGATATAAAGATATTCCAATCATTTTTCCAATTACATGGTAAAACTTTTGATTACAAGATTCCAATGTCAACTGTTTTAAGGCTATTTCTTTTACCACATAAGGACAATAGGCAAATGTATTTTGTG GTCAGTTTAGATCCACCAATTAAACAGGGTCAAACCCGTTATCAttatttagtattattattCAATCAAGAAGAAGAAACTTCAATTGAATTACCTTTTTCTGA aaaagaattaaaagaaaaatatgaagaTAAATTACCAAAAGAATTGTCTGGACCAACTTATGAAGTTTTAGGAAAAGTAATGAAAGTTATTATTAATAGAAAACTTACTGGACCTGGAAATTTCATTAG TCATTCTGGAACACTTGCAATCAGTTGTTCATTTAAAGCAGCTGCAGGTTATTTATATCCTTTAGAAAGAGGTTTTATTTACGTTCATAAACCACCAATCCATATACGTTTTGAAGAAATTGCGTCAGTAAATTTCGCCCGTGGTGGTGGTTCTACAAGATCATTTGATTTTGAAATTGAATTGACTAGCGGTGTTGTTCATACATTCAGTAGTATAGAAAAGGAGGAGTATGGAAAACTTTTTGACTTTATTACTTCCAAAAAATTACGGGTTAAAAATAGAGGCAAGAGC GACAAATTGAATTATGACAATGACTTTGGAGATAGCGATCAAGAAGATGAGCCAGATGCGTATTTGGCAAGAGTTAAAGCAGAAGCACAGGAAAGAGATGCAGAGGAAAATCAGGATTCTGAGGAAGAGTCTACCGATGAAGATTTTAATCCGAATCAG GACGAGAGTGATGTGGCAGAAGAATATGACAGTAATCCAAATAGTTCAGAAAGTGAAAATGAATCAGATGCTTCAGGAAAAAgtcaaaagaaagagaagaaagaaaaaagagaaaagaaaccaAAGTCAGCTAAAACCGTG TCAGAGAAGCCAAGAAAACCTAGAaaacagaagaaagaaaaagatgcaAATAAACCTAAGAGACCGCCAACTGCATTTATGATATGGTTAAACAGTGCTCGAGAAAGAATTAAAGCAGAAAATCCTGGAATTGCTGTTACAgaaattgcaaagaaaggagGTGAAATGTGGAGGGAACTAAAAGATAAATCT GAATGGGAACAAAAAGCAGCAAAGGCAAAGAAAGAGTACACTGCATCAATGAAAGAATATGAAGCTAGTGGCGGAGGAGGTGGCGATAAGGAAAAGAtatcagaaaagaaagaaaagggagagaagaagaggaaagagagTAAAAAAGAATCTCCCAGTAAGCTTATGACCGGAACCAGTTTCAAAAGTAAAGAATATATTAGTGATGATGAAAGCAGTAGCGATGAAGATAATAAG aaATCAGAAAAGAAGGCTTCGGATGAAGACAGTGACAGaggtaaagaaaagaaaagcggAGATAAACGGAGTGCG GAGGATGACGACAAGAAgttgaagaagaaaaggaaagaagaatccGAGGGTAGTGATGAAGAACCTATTGAAAGTACTCCGCCTTCTAGTGAGGCTGAATCTAAAGACagtgattaa
- the Urod gene encoding uroporphyrinogen decarboxylase yields MAQTEFPPLKNDLILKAAKGEPTERVPIWIMRQAGRYLPEFQEIRSKHDFFSVCQTPALASEVTLQPIKRFDLDASIIFSDILVLPQAMGLTVEMVPGTGPILPKPLKDPTDLVRLVHPNVEKDLKYVGDAITLTRHKLEGKVPLIGFTGAPWTLMSYMIQGGGSSTMTKARQWLYKYSEDSHKLLQLITNVIIDYLVMQVKAGAQLLQVFESHSDFLNDELFEKYSFKYLKEISDKVRQRLKEENIPEVPMIAFPKGATMNSLEVLAKSKTYEVLGLDWNVNPIEARKRFGSEITLQGNLDPCALYASEQEIADRARDMAIKFGKTRYIANLGHGILPDIPITSVAAFIKGIHSV; encoded by the exons ATGGCACAAACAGAATTTCCACcattaaaaaatgatttaattttaaaagcTGCAAAAGGAGAACCCACAGAACGTGTTCCAATATGGATAATGCGTCAAGCAGGGAGATATCTTCCAGAGTTTCAAGAAATCAGATCAAAACATGACTTTTTCTCTGTTTGTCAAACACCAGCTTTAGCTTCTGAAGTTACTTTACAGCCTATAAAACGGTTTGACTTGGATGCTAGCATTATCTTTTCTGACATATTAGTTCTACCACAAGCAATGGGTTTAACTGTTGAAATGGTTCCTGGAAcg ggaCCAATTTTACCCAAACCTTTGAAGGATCCAACAGATTTAGTTAGATTAGTTCATCCAAATGTAGAAAAGGATTTAAAATATGTAGGAGACGCCATAACTTTAACAAGACATAAATTAGAGGGAAAAGTACCATTGATTGGCTTTACTGGTGCACCA TGGACATTAATGAGCTACATGATCCAAGGTGGAGGTAGTTCAACAATGACAAAGGCACGACAATGGTTATATAAGTATTCAGAAGACTCTCACAAACTCTTACAACTTATTACGAATGTCATCATTGATTACCTTGTAATGCAAGTAAAAGCTGGAGCACAG TTATTGCAGGTATTTGAAAGTCACAGTGATTTCCTTAATGACGAATTATTTGAAAAGTAttcgtttaaatatttgaaagaaattagCGACAAAGTGAGACAGCGAttgaaggaagaaaatattcctGAAGTGCCAATG ATTGCTTTTCCTAAAGGTGCAACTATGAATTCCTTAGAAGTGTTGGCAAAGTCTAAAACTTATGAAGTATTGGGTTTAGATTGGAATGTTAATCCTATAGAAGCAAGAAAAAGATTTGGTTCTGAAATTACTTTGCAAGGAAATTTAGATCCATGTGCATTATATGCCTCTGAg CAAGAAATAGCCGATCGTGCTCGAGACATGGCAATAAAATTCGGCAAAACTCGATATATAGCGAATTTGGGACATGGTATTCTACCAGATATACCAATAACGTCAGTTGCAGCTTTTATCAAAGGGATTCATTCAGTGTAA
- the eEF5 gene encoding eukaryotic translation elongation factor 5, which translates to MADIEDTHFETGDSGASVTYPMQCSALRKNGFVMLKSRPCKIVEMSTSKTGKHGHAKVHLVGIDIFTSKKYEDICPSTHNMDVPFVKREDYQLADISDDGYLCLMADNGELREDLKIPDGELGTQLRADHEAGKELLCTVLKACGEEVVIAIKTNTAIDK; encoded by the exons ATGGCAGACATAGAGGATACTCACTTTGAGACTGGAGACTCTGGTGCTTCTGTAACATACCCGATGCAGTGTTCAGCTCTGCGTAAAAACGGGTTTGTCATGCTGAAATCTCGGCCGTGCAAAATTGTAGAAATGTCAACTTCTAAAACAGGAAAACATGGCCATGCCAAAGTACATCTTGTAGGCATTGACATTTTTACTTCAAAAAAATATGAGGACATTTGTCCATCTACGCACAATATGGATGTGCCATTTGTTAAGCGGGAAGATTATCag CTAGCAGACATATCTGACGATGGCTACTTATGCCTGATGGCTGATAATGGTGAACTCCGTGAAGATTTAAAAATTCCTGATGGCGAACTGGGTACTCAGTTACGTGCTGATCACGAGGCTGGGAAAGAGCTTCTT tgCACTGTACTGAAGGCATGTGGTGAAGAAGTTGTGATTGCCATTAAAACTAACACTGCCATCGATAAATAA
- the cpb gene encoding F-actin-capping protein subunit beta isoform X1: MLKTEQQMDCALDLMRRLPPQQIEKNLSDLIDLVPSLCEDLLSSVDQPLKIAKDKESGKDYLLCDYNRDGDSYRSPWSNTYDPPLEDGSMPSERLRKLEIDANHAFDQYRELYFEGGVSSVYLWDLDHGFAAVILIKKAGDGSKKIKGCWDSIHVVEVQEKSSGRIAHYKLTSTAMLWLQTNKHGSGTMNLGGSLTRQVEQDAQISESSPHIANIGRMVEDMENKIRNTLNEIYFGKTKDIVNGLRSVQSLADQRQQAALRQDLAAALQRRNANN; the protein is encoded by the exons ATGTTAAAGACGGAACAGCAAATGGATTGTGCTTTGGATTTGATGAGAAGACTGCCACCTCAGCAAATTGAAAAGAATTTGAGTGATTTAATAGATCTAGTGCCATCTCTTTGTGAAGATCTCTTATCCTCTGTTGATCAGCccttaaaaattgcaaaagataaAGAATCTGGAAAAGATTATTTACTTTGTGACTATAATAGAGATGGAGATTCCTATAG GTCCCCTTGGAGTAATACGTATGATCCTCCACTAGAAGATGGTTCAATGCCATCTGAAAGGCTTAGAAAATTAGAGATAGATGCAAATCATGCATTTGATCAATACAGAGAACTTTACTTTGAAGGTGGAGTTTCTTCTGTCTATCTGTGGGACTTGGATCATGGTTTTGCAGCAGTAATATTGATTAAAAAAGCAGGTGATGGTTCAAAGAAAATTAAAGGTTGTTGGGATTCAATTCATGTAGTGGAAGTTCAAGAAAAATCCAGTGGAAGGATTGCACATTATAAATTAACTTCCACTGCAATGCTTTGGTTACAAACTAATAAACATGGCTCTGGAACAATGAATCTTGGTGGAAGTCTTACAAGACAG GTTGAACAAGATGCCCAAATAAGTGAGAGTTCTCCACATATTGCTAATATTGGTCGCATGGTTGAAGatatggaaaataaaattcgaaataccttaaatgaaatttattttggaAAAACGAAAGATATTGTAAATGGTTTAAGGTCTGTTCAATCTTTAGCTGATCAACGACAACAAGCTGCCCTCCGACAGGATCTCGCGGCCGCGTTGCAAAGGAGAAATGCCAATAATTGA
- the cpb gene encoding F-actin-capping protein subunit beta isoform X2: protein MTEQQMDCALDLMRRLPPQQIEKNLSDLIDLVPSLCEDLLSSVDQPLKIAKDKESGKDYLLCDYNRDGDSYRSPWSNTYDPPLEDGSMPSERLRKLEIDANHAFDQYRELYFEGGVSSVYLWDLDHGFAAVILIKKAGDGSKKIKGCWDSIHVVEVQEKSSGRIAHYKLTSTAMLWLQTNKHGSGTMNLGGSLTRQVEQDAQISESSPHIANIGRMVEDMENKIRNTLNEIYFGKTKDIVNGLRSVQSLADQRQQAALRQDLAAALQRRNANN from the exons ATG ACGGAACAGCAAATGGATTGTGCTTTGGATTTGATGAGAAGACTGCCACCTCAGCAAATTGAAAAGAATTTGAGTGATTTAATAGATCTAGTGCCATCTCTTTGTGAAGATCTCTTATCCTCTGTTGATCAGCccttaaaaattgcaaaagataaAGAATCTGGAAAAGATTATTTACTTTGTGACTATAATAGAGATGGAGATTCCTATAG GTCCCCTTGGAGTAATACGTATGATCCTCCACTAGAAGATGGTTCAATGCCATCTGAAAGGCTTAGAAAATTAGAGATAGATGCAAATCATGCATTTGATCAATACAGAGAACTTTACTTTGAAGGTGGAGTTTCTTCTGTCTATCTGTGGGACTTGGATCATGGTTTTGCAGCAGTAATATTGATTAAAAAAGCAGGTGATGGTTCAAAGAAAATTAAAGGTTGTTGGGATTCAATTCATGTAGTGGAAGTTCAAGAAAAATCCAGTGGAAGGATTGCACATTATAAATTAACTTCCACTGCAATGCTTTGGTTACAAACTAATAAACATGGCTCTGGAACAATGAATCTTGGTGGAAGTCTTACAAGACAG GTTGAACAAGATGCCCAAATAAGTGAGAGTTCTCCACATATTGCTAATATTGGTCGCATGGTTGAAGatatggaaaataaaattcgaaataccttaaatgaaatttattttggaAAAACGAAAGATATTGTAAATGGTTTAAGGTCTGTTCAATCTTTAGCTGATCAACGACAACAAGCTGCCCTCCGACAGGATCTCGCGGCCGCGTTGCAAAGGAGAAATGCCAATAATTGA